A single genomic interval of Streptomyces graminofaciens harbors:
- a CDS encoding TetR/AcrR family transcriptional regulator, whose protein sequence is MTTVVKPSARERLLEAAATLTYRDGVGIGVEALCKAAGVSKRSMYQLFESKDELLAASLEERAAAFAAGLLPAADDGRSPRERILYVFDQLEEQAGTPDFQGCRYLAAQVELKDQSHPASQVAHRVKESLSAFFRAEAERGGASHPGLLARQLSLVFDGASARAGIGADKLTGLVTPTVTTLLDAAGMH, encoded by the coding sequence ATGACCACCGTAGTGAAGCCAAGTGCCAGAGAGCGGCTGCTGGAGGCGGCGGCCACGCTCACCTACCGAGACGGTGTCGGCATCGGCGTCGAGGCGCTGTGCAAGGCGGCGGGGGTGTCGAAGCGCTCCATGTACCAGCTGTTCGAGAGCAAGGATGAACTGCTGGCGGCGAGCCTGGAGGAGCGCGCCGCCGCCTTCGCGGCCGGGCTCCTGCCGGCGGCGGACGACGGCCGTTCACCCCGCGAGCGGATCCTGTACGTCTTCGACCAGTTGGAGGAGCAGGCGGGTACGCCCGACTTCCAAGGCTGTCGGTACCTGGCTGCTCAGGTCGAGCTCAAAGACCAGAGCCACCCTGCAAGCCAGGTGGCCCACCGGGTCAAGGAAAGCCTTTCAGCCTTCTTCCGCGCCGAGGCCGAACGGGGTGGGGCAAGCCATCCCGGTCTGCTGGCCCGGCAGCTCAGCCTGGTCTTCGACGGCGCCAGTGCCCGCGCGGGGATCGGAGCCGACAAGCTGACCGGGCTCGTCACACCTACCGTGACCACCCTGCTCGATGCGGCAGGCATGCACTGA
- a CDS encoding RNA polymerase sigma factor — protein MLEQERARAREARFDALARAVAKPLHRYLLRRADADAADDILAETMLVLWRRLEDVPGLGKGPVTDPDSVLPWCYGVARGCLSNARRADGRRLRLVERLTRTAPPPMPGEADHPELHAALGTLGALDREVVLLWAWEGLTPREIAEVTGLTANAVSIRLHRAKKKLAALLDRKNDDKAGHEMGEGRSNR, from the coding sequence ATGCTGGAGCAGGAACGTGCCCGGGCCCGAGAAGCCCGATTCGATGCGCTGGCGCGCGCGGTGGCAAAGCCGCTGCACCGATATCTGCTGCGCCGGGCGGACGCCGACGCGGCAGATGACATCCTCGCGGAGACGATGCTCGTGCTCTGGCGCCGCCTCGAGGACGTGCCCGGGCTCGGGAAGGGTCCCGTGACCGATCCCGACAGCGTGCTGCCCTGGTGTTACGGCGTCGCACGCGGCTGCCTGTCCAACGCCCGCCGGGCGGACGGGCGCCGGCTCCGGCTGGTGGAGCGGCTGACCCGTACCGCACCGCCGCCAATGCCCGGGGAAGCCGACCACCCCGAACTGCACGCCGCACTCGGCACACTCGGCGCCCTGGACCGTGAGGTGGTGCTGCTCTGGGCGTGGGAGGGGCTGACCCCGCGCGAGATAGCGGAAGTGACCGGACTGACCGCCAACGCCGTCAGCATCCGCCTGCACAGGGCAAAGAAGAAACTCGCCGCTCTGCTTGACCGAAAGAATGACGACAAGGCCGGACATGAGATGGGTGAAGGAAGGAGCAACCGGTGA
- a CDS encoding acetyl-CoA C-acetyltransferase, with product MPEAVIVSYARSPIGRAFKGSLKEMRSDDLATQVIAAALAKVPGLDPDEIGDLILGCGLPGGEQGFNLARNVAVQLGYDNLPGTTVTRYCSSSLQTTRMAFHAIKAGEGSAYISAGTEAVSRYVNGNSDSWPDTQNPAFGVAQARSAARQASHEAWTDPRESGVVPDVYISMGETAENVASLTGISREEQDRWAVRSQHRAEEAIARGHFRKEITPITLPDGSIVTEDDCPRPGTTLDAVSALKPVFREKGSVTAGNSCPLNDGAAALVIMSDVRARELGLQPLARIISTGVTALSPEIMGLGPIEATRQALDHAGLTMSDVDLVEINEAFAVQVLGSARVLQIDEDKLNVSGGAIALGHPYGMTGARITGSLINNLQAHDKQIGLETMCVGGGQGMAMLIERLA from the coding sequence ATGCCCGAAGCCGTGATTGTGTCCTACGCCCGCTCGCCGATCGGTCGGGCGTTCAAAGGGTCGCTGAAGGAGATGCGCAGCGACGATCTCGCCACCCAGGTGATCGCTGCGGCGCTCGCCAAGGTCCCGGGACTCGACCCCGACGAGATCGGAGACCTGATCCTCGGCTGCGGTCTGCCCGGTGGCGAACAAGGCTTCAACCTGGCGCGCAACGTCGCGGTCCAACTGGGCTACGACAACCTGCCGGGCACCACGGTGACCCGCTACTGCTCATCGTCGCTGCAGACGACGCGGATGGCCTTCCACGCGATCAAGGCAGGCGAGGGTTCGGCCTACATCTCGGCGGGCACAGAGGCCGTGTCCCGGTATGTCAACGGCAACTCGGACTCCTGGCCGGACACGCAGAATCCCGCGTTCGGCGTCGCTCAGGCGCGCTCGGCCGCCAGGCAGGCGAGCCACGAGGCCTGGACCGACCCTCGCGAGTCGGGAGTGGTGCCCGACGTGTACATCAGCATGGGTGAAACCGCGGAGAACGTTGCCTCCCTCACGGGCATCAGTCGCGAAGAGCAGGACCGGTGGGCGGTTCGTTCGCAGCACCGAGCCGAGGAGGCCATCGCGCGCGGCCACTTCCGCAAGGAGATCACCCCGATCACCCTGCCCGACGGCTCGATCGTGACCGAGGACGACTGCCCGCGGCCCGGGACGACGCTCGATGCGGTCTCCGCGCTCAAGCCGGTCTTCCGTGAGAAGGGCTCCGTCACCGCCGGCAACTCGTGCCCGCTCAACGACGGAGCGGCGGCCCTCGTCATCATGTCCGATGTCCGGGCGCGTGAACTCGGCCTGCAGCCGCTGGCCCGCATCATCTCCACCGGCGTGACCGCTCTCTCACCGGAGATCATGGGCCTCGGCCCCATCGAGGCCACCCGTCAGGCACTCGACCACGCAGGCCTGACCATGAGCGACGTTGATCTCGTCGAGATCAACGAAGCATTCGCCGTGCAGGTGCTCGGCTCTGCACGGGTGCTGCAGATCGACGAGGACAAACTCAACGTTTCGGGCGGGGCCATCGCGTTGGGCCACCCCTATGGGATGACCGGAGCGCGGATCACCGGATCGCTCATCAACAACCTTCAGGCCCATGACAAGCAGATCGGCCTGGAGACGATGTGCGTCGGTGGCGGGCAGGGCATGGCCATGCTGATCGAGCGGCTCGCCTAG
- a CDS encoding acyl-CoA dehydrogenase family protein produces MRRTVFDADHEAFRTSVRAFVERELRPRQEEFIQQRAIDRAAWKAAGQQGLLGLLIPEQYGGSEAGDYRFTAVLHEEFARLSVAFASSFTIHCEVVAPYLVELTTEEQRERWLPRFCAGELVTAIGMTEPSAGSDLAALRTTAVRDGENWTLNGSKTFITNGFGADLVVVAARTSPEKGAKGITLFAVETDMPGFERGRKLEKVGQHEADTAELFFHDVRVPGANVIGEVDRGFIHMMERLPQERIGAAVLNLAHAAQILDETLEYVKERKAFGQSVGSFQYNKFRLAEMVTQIEVTQAFVDQCVAAHVTGRLSAVDAAKAKWWTAQVQNEVLDACVQLHGGYGYMNEYRVARAWQDARVTKIWAGSNEIMKELIGRDLGL; encoded by the coding sequence GTGCGCCGTACTGTCTTCGATGCCGACCACGAGGCCTTCCGGACCTCCGTCCGGGCATTCGTGGAGCGCGAGCTGCGGCCGCGCCAGGAGGAGTTCATCCAGCAGCGGGCGATCGACCGCGCCGCGTGGAAGGCCGCTGGGCAGCAAGGACTGCTCGGGCTGCTGATACCGGAGCAGTACGGCGGCAGCGAGGCGGGTGACTATCGCTTCACCGCGGTTCTGCACGAGGAATTCGCCAGGCTGTCGGTGGCATTCGCCTCCTCGTTCACCATCCACTGCGAGGTCGTCGCCCCCTACCTGGTCGAGCTGACCACCGAGGAGCAGCGTGAGCGCTGGCTGCCGAGGTTCTGCGCGGGCGAGCTGGTCACCGCGATCGGTATGACCGAGCCCTCGGCAGGTTCCGATCTTGCGGCCCTGCGGACCACGGCCGTGCGCGACGGCGAGAACTGGACCCTCAACGGCTCCAAGACCTTCATCACCAACGGCTTCGGCGCCGACCTCGTGGTCGTCGCCGCTCGCACCAGCCCGGAGAAGGGCGCCAAGGGCATCACGCTGTTCGCCGTGGAGACGGACATGCCCGGTTTCGAGCGCGGGCGCAAGCTGGAGAAGGTCGGTCAGCACGAAGCCGACACCGCCGAGCTGTTCTTCCACGACGTGCGCGTCCCGGGCGCCAACGTCATCGGCGAAGTCGACCGCGGCTTCATCCACATGATGGAGCGGCTCCCGCAGGAGCGGATCGGTGCCGCCGTGCTCAACCTGGCCCACGCCGCGCAGATCCTGGACGAGACGCTGGAGTATGTGAAGGAGCGGAAGGCCTTCGGCCAGTCCGTCGGCTCCTTCCAGTACAACAAGTTCCGGCTGGCCGAGATGGTCACCCAGATCGAGGTGACCCAGGCCTTCGTCGACCAGTGCGTCGCGGCCCACGTCACGGGCCGGCTCTCGGCGGTGGACGCGGCCAAGGCCAAGTGGTGGACCGCCCAGGTGCAGAACGAGGTCCTCGACGCCTGCGTCCAACTGCACGGCGGGTACGGCTACATGAACGAATACCGGGTCGCCCGAGCCTGGCAGGACGCCCGCGTCACCAAGATCTGGGCCGGCTCGAACGAAATCATGAAGGAACTCATCGGCCGCGACCTCGGCCTGTAA
- a CDS encoding SDR family NAD(P)-dependent oxidoreductase gives MGNLSFDFTGRTVIITGAARGIGLELGRHLRTSGADVVLVDRDADELLAAAKELDALWVAADVTSSSDAERVVATALAETGRVDVLVNNAGMLRDGVLWKLTDDDWDAVLAVHAGGTFRFTRACVPHFRAQGYGRVVNVTSYSGLHGNIGQSNYATAKAGIIGFTRTAAKELARFGVTVNAISPNAETRMVSSVPAEKRAELTAGIPMGRFGDPSEMCAAVAFLASEEAGYITGAVLPVDGGLSI, from the coding sequence ATGGGCAACCTCAGCTTCGACTTCACCGGCCGCACCGTGATCATCACCGGCGCAGCCCGCGGCATCGGCCTCGAACTCGGCCGGCACCTACGCACTTCAGGCGCGGACGTGGTCCTGGTCGACCGAGACGCGGACGAACTCCTCGCGGCGGCGAAGGAGTTGGACGCCCTCTGGGTGGCCGCGGACGTCACCTCCAGCTCCGACGCGGAGCGTGTCGTCGCCACCGCGCTGGCCGAGACCGGCCGCGTCGACGTCCTGGTCAACAACGCCGGGATGCTGCGCGACGGCGTCCTGTGGAAGCTCACCGACGACGACTGGGACGCCGTCCTGGCCGTCCACGCGGGCGGCACCTTCCGGTTCACCCGGGCGTGCGTCCCCCACTTCCGCGCCCAGGGCTATGGCCGGGTCGTCAACGTCACCTCCTACTCAGGCCTGCACGGCAACATCGGCCAGTCCAATTACGCCACCGCCAAAGCCGGGATCATCGGCTTCACCCGCACCGCCGCCAAAGAGCTCGCCCGCTTCGGCGTCACTGTGAACGCCATCTCCCCCAACGCGGAGACCCGCATGGTCTCTTCCGTCCCCGCCGAGAAGCGCGCCGAGCTGACTGCCGGCATCCCGATGGGCCGCTTCGGCGACCCGAGCGAGATGTGCGCGGCTGTCGCCTTCCTCGCCTCTGAGGAGGCCGGCTACATCACCGGTGCCGTGCTGCCCGTCGACGGCGGCCTGTCCATCTGA
- a CDS encoding SDR family NAD(P)-dependent oxidoreductase: MNILDRFRLDDRVAIVTGASSGLGVAFAQALAEAGADVVLAARRTDRLADTARLVEATGRRALCVKADVASPDDCHAVAAAAADFGHVGVLVNNAGVADAVPAGRETPEHFRHIIDINLMGAYWMAQAAARVMTGGGSIVNIASVLGLVNTGLPQAGYSSSKAGLLGLTRDLAAQWSQRKNIRVNALAPGYFASEMTARQEADTIDNIVRRIPLPRTGEPEELAAAVLFLASDASSYVTGTTLTVDGGLVIS, from the coding sequence GTGAACATCCTCGACCGCTTCCGCCTCGACGACCGCGTCGCCATCGTCACCGGTGCTTCCTCCGGTCTCGGCGTCGCCTTCGCCCAGGCCCTCGCCGAAGCCGGGGCCGACGTCGTCCTGGCCGCCCGACGCACCGACCGGCTCGCCGACACCGCCCGCCTCGTCGAGGCCACGGGCCGCCGCGCCCTGTGCGTCAAGGCCGACGTCGCCTCGCCCGACGACTGTCATGCGGTCGCGGCGGCCGCCGCGGACTTCGGCCACGTCGGCGTCCTGGTCAACAACGCCGGCGTGGCCGATGCGGTCCCGGCCGGCCGGGAGACACCGGAGCACTTCCGGCACATCATCGACATCAACCTCATGGGTGCCTACTGGATGGCCCAGGCGGCAGCCCGAGTGATGACCGGCGGCGGCTCCATCGTCAACATCGCCAGCGTCCTCGGCCTGGTCAACACCGGCCTGCCGCAGGCCGGCTACTCCTCCTCCAAGGCGGGCCTGCTCGGTCTCACCCGCGACCTGGCCGCCCAGTGGAGCCAACGCAAGAACATCCGTGTCAACGCCCTCGCCCCCGGCTACTTCGCCTCCGAAATGACCGCCCGCCAGGAGGCCGACACCATCGACAACATCGTCCGCCGCATCCCGCTTCCCCGCACCGGCGAACCCGAGGAACTCGCCGCCGCCGTGCTCTTCCTCGCCTCCGACGCCTCCAGCTACGTCACCGGCACCACCCTCACCGTCGACGGCGGCCTCGTCATCAGCTGA
- a CDS encoding TetR family transcriptional regulator — translation MTTSATDDLWGEAGPGSRRILEAALTAFAARGYHGASTRDIAAAAGMSPSAVYAHHRTKEDLLYAISLAGHRSALAAVERALGEEVTAVGRLRALVHDYTAWHARHHQLARVVQYELGALAPDHRDEILRLRRRTEEVVLDEIAAGIASGAFRTEDPGGVALAVLSLGVDVSRWYAPGGHHTPVSLGRRYATLVLAMLGTDHRSATAG, via the coding sequence GTGACAACCAGCGCAACCGACGACCTGTGGGGCGAGGCCGGCCCCGGCTCCCGGCGCATCCTCGAGGCGGCGCTCACCGCCTTCGCCGCCCGCGGCTACCACGGCGCCTCCACCCGCGACATCGCCGCCGCCGCCGGGATGAGCCCGTCGGCCGTCTACGCACACCACCGCACGAAAGAAGACCTCCTCTACGCGATCAGCCTCGCCGGCCACCGCAGCGCACTGGCCGCAGTGGAACGCGCCCTGGGGGAGGAGGTGACGGCGGTCGGCCGGCTACGGGCGCTGGTTCACGACTACACCGCCTGGCACGCCCGCCACCACCAGCTGGCCCGCGTCGTCCAGTACGAGCTCGGCGCACTCGCGCCGGACCACCGTGACGAGATCCTCCGGCTCCGCCGCCGCACCGAGGAAGTGGTGCTCGACGAGATCGCGGCCGGCATCGCGTCCGGGGCGTTCCGCACCGAGGACCCGGGCGGTGTCGCGCTGGCGGTACTCTCCCTCGGCGTCGACGTCAGCCGGTGGTACGCCCCCGGCGGCCACCACACTCCCGTCAGCCTCGGCCGCCGCTACGCGACGCTGGTGCTGGCCATGCTGGGCACCGACCACCGTTCCGCGACCGCAGGCTGA
- a CDS encoding class I adenylate-forming enzyme family protein, whose translation MKFASLPDRRAASTPDGPAVADGRQSLTNAQFLTRVRAAARHLQDLGIGTGDVVALKLRNRVEFVLLLFAVWRLGATVTPVNPSLTEGEVARQLHDSGARVLVVEDGTTAAGVATLAVDALCGEVVGSGPTPQLDSTAPALLIYTSGTTGVPKGVMLDHSNIDAMAAMGCQAVETGPTDRCLLILPLFHVNAIVVSVLMPLVAGGSVFITDRFDPKTFFDLVERERPTYFSAVPTIYNVLEALPADVRPDTSSLRYGTCGAAPASAELPIRFEARYGFPIIEGYGLSEGTCFSTVNPVAGPRRAGTVGVAVPGQELRIVDEQGNELATGMDGEVIVRGPNVMRGYLGRPEDTAKTIVDGWLYTGDVGHLDADGYLTLVGRSKDMIIRGGENIYPKEIEDVLTADPSVLEAAVIGVPDDKWGEVVVAYVQPRPGMTVHPAALEALTAQHLSGYKRPTSFLVVDAIPKNAVGKIDKPSLRAAHAAALSSR comes from the coding sequence ATGAAATTCGCCTCTCTGCCCGACCGTCGCGCCGCATCCACTCCGGATGGGCCCGCGGTTGCCGACGGGCGTCAGTCGCTCACCAATGCCCAGTTCCTGACCCGTGTCCGGGCTGCTGCTCGTCACCTTCAGGACCTTGGGATCGGTACCGGCGACGTCGTGGCGCTCAAGCTGAGGAACCGCGTCGAGTTCGTGCTTCTGCTGTTCGCGGTCTGGCGGCTCGGGGCGACCGTCACCCCGGTCAATCCGAGCCTGACCGAGGGTGAGGTCGCACGGCAGCTCCACGACTCGGGCGCACGCGTGCTGGTCGTCGAGGACGGCACGACCGCTGCAGGCGTCGCCACGCTGGCCGTCGACGCCCTGTGCGGAGAGGTGGTGGGGTCGGGTCCGACACCGCAGCTGGACTCGACCGCGCCGGCACTCCTGATCTACACCAGCGGAACGACGGGCGTACCGAAGGGCGTGATGCTCGACCACTCCAACATCGACGCGATGGCGGCGATGGGGTGTCAGGCGGTCGAGACCGGGCCGACCGACCGCTGCTTGCTGATCCTGCCGCTCTTCCACGTCAACGCCATCGTGGTCAGCGTGCTCATGCCGCTGGTCGCAGGCGGCAGTGTCTTCATCACCGACCGGTTCGACCCCAAGACCTTCTTCGATCTCGTCGAGCGGGAGCGACCCACCTACTTCAGTGCCGTGCCCACGATCTACAACGTGCTCGAGGCGCTGCCCGCCGACGTTCGACCCGACACGTCCTCGCTGCGTTACGGCACTTGCGGCGCGGCACCCGCCTCCGCCGAGTTGCCGATCCGATTCGAGGCTCGGTACGGCTTCCCCATCATCGAGGGTTACGGGCTGTCCGAAGGGACCTGCTTCTCCACCGTCAACCCCGTCGCGGGTCCGCGCCGGGCGGGCACCGTGGGGGTTGCCGTCCCGGGGCAGGAGCTCCGGATCGTCGACGAGCAGGGTAACGAGCTGGCGACCGGCATGGATGGTGAGGTCATCGTGCGTGGCCCCAACGTCATGCGTGGTTATCTCGGCCGGCCGGAAGACACGGCGAAGACGATCGTGGACGGCTGGCTGTACACGGGCGACGTGGGCCACCTGGACGCGGACGGCTACCTGACCCTGGTCGGGCGATCGAAAGACATGATCATCCGTGGTGGCGAGAACATCTACCCCAAGGAGATCGAGGACGTCCTCACGGCTGACCCGTCTGTCCTCGAGGCCGCCGTCATCGGTGTGCCTGACGACAAGTGGGGAGAGGTAGTAGTCGCCTACGTCCAGCCGCGACCTGGTATGACTGTCCACCCCGCGGCTCTGGAAGCGCTGACTGCGCAACACCTCAGCGGCTACAAGCGGCCGACGTCGTTCCTCGTGGTCGACGCCATCCCCAAGAACGCTGTCGGCAAGATCGACAAGCCCTCGTTGCGGGCCGCTCACGCCGCAGCCCTGTCATCCCGTTGA
- a CDS encoding MBL fold metallo-hydrolase translates to MTTAPHSSPAAPVRATVFVGRWPNVPAEEFPGVPNGTFSPTTATLVSGASEVVLIDALYLKDDVRDLGDLIERTGKKLTTIYITHDHADHYLGCGPLLERFPEAKAVALPHVVESMKQNMQLQMEQWRMLFGDTCITAEPLPEPLEGDTLYVDGSPLHIIEVKQADIHPTSIVHIPEIDVVVAGDSIYNEIHPMLGLSTPDEWQDWLETVDTVESLRPRMIVSGHRRPDGDDYAVETMIAQTRAYIQDFAAASEVAKDAEELVATMVEKYPHHGNVWTLQFSAGAAIAKRDAAE, encoded by the coding sequence GTGACCACTGCCCCCCACTCCTCGCCGGCCGCACCCGTCCGCGCCACGGTCTTCGTCGGTCGCTGGCCGAATGTCCCGGCCGAGGAGTTTCCCGGCGTACCGAACGGCACCTTCTCGCCCACCACGGCCACGCTCGTGAGCGGCGCCTCCGAGGTGGTCCTGATCGACGCGCTCTACCTCAAGGACGACGTCCGTGACCTCGGTGACCTGATCGAGCGCACCGGCAAGAAGCTCACGACGATCTACATCACCCACGATCACGCTGATCACTACCTGGGCTGCGGACCGCTCCTGGAGCGGTTCCCGGAGGCGAAGGCCGTGGCGCTGCCCCACGTGGTCGAGTCCATGAAGCAGAACATGCAGCTTCAGATGGAGCAGTGGCGCATGCTGTTCGGCGACACCTGCATCACGGCGGAGCCGCTTCCGGAACCGCTCGAAGGCGACACGCTGTACGTCGACGGATCTCCCCTGCACATCATCGAGGTGAAGCAGGCCGACATCCATCCCACGAGCATCGTGCACATCCCCGAGATCGACGTCGTCGTGGCCGGTGACTCCATCTACAACGAGATCCACCCGATGCTCGGCCTGTCGACGCCCGATGAGTGGCAGGACTGGCTCGAGACCGTCGACACCGTGGAGAGCCTCCGCCCGCGCATGATCGTGTCCGGACACCGCAGGCCCGACGGCGACGACTACGCGGTCGAGACCATGATCGCCCAGACCCGCGCCTACATCCAGGACTTCGCGGCTGCCTCCGAGGTCGCGAAGGACGCCGAAGAGCTGGTGGCCACCATGGTGGAGAAGTACCCGCACCACGGCAACGTCTGGACGCTCCAGTTCTCGGCCGGCGCGGCGATCGCGAAGCGCGATGCTGCTGAGTGA
- a CDS encoding tautomerase family protein, with product MPYWEIFTPENAFTPQDKEQLSQRITSLYTDYAYDLPKFYVVVLFKDMPANTMYVGGKANHNFIRIRVDHIARQMDDPEMRFLCMEVIEEKLAPLVKERGYDWEVHIDETPMDLWRVQGIVPPPPESDIEKLWARENRPVPYELTG from the coding sequence ATGCCGTACTGGGAGATCTTCACCCCCGAGAACGCCTTCACCCCGCAGGACAAGGAACAGCTGTCCCAGAGGATCACCTCGCTCTACACGGACTACGCCTATGACCTGCCGAAGTTCTATGTCGTCGTCCTGTTCAAGGACATGCCGGCGAACACCATGTACGTCGGTGGTAAGGCAAACCACAACTTCATACGGATCCGCGTGGACCACATCGCCCGGCAGATGGACGACCCCGAGATGCGGTTCCTGTGCATGGAGGTCATCGAGGAGAAGCTGGCGCCGTTGGTCAAGGAGCGCGGCTACGACTGGGAGGTCCACATCGACGAGACCCCCATGGACCTCTGGCGCGTCCAGGGCATCGTTCCGCCTCCGCCGGAGTCCGACATCGAGAAGCTCTGGGCCAGGGAGAACCGGCCCGTCCCCTACGAGCTGACCGGCTGA
- a CDS encoding alpha/beta hydrolase produces the protein MNREDIEFKGEGGVALRGWFYPARNTSTPAPVVVLAHGLSCVKEMHLDDYAVVFSEAGLNVLAYDHRNFGDSEGTPRQEVDPVLQYRDFRNAITYATTRPEVDASKIGIWGSSFSGGHVLMVAAIDKRVKAVVSQVPFITGPRTLSRAIRPDFIPVFRAIQEGDRLNRFTGGEPAMVPVVAADPTAQAVMPAADAYEWFSKTSADRAPNWKNELTARSMEMVTEYAPGTFISRIAPTPLLMIVADNDRVAPFELALDAYEEAREPKQIIVKQGGHFDFYSGPGFDELSAAARDHFVKHLRG, from the coding sequence ATGAATCGAGAAGACATCGAGTTCAAGGGCGAGGGCGGCGTCGCCCTCCGGGGCTGGTTCTATCCGGCCAGGAACACCAGCACGCCGGCACCGGTCGTGGTCCTGGCGCACGGGCTGTCATGCGTCAAGGAGATGCACCTCGACGACTATGCCGTGGTCTTCTCCGAAGCCGGCCTCAACGTGCTCGCCTACGATCACCGGAACTTCGGCGACAGTGAGGGAACTCCCCGCCAGGAGGTCGACCCGGTCCTGCAGTACCGGGATTTCCGGAACGCGATCACCTACGCCACCACCCGCCCCGAGGTGGACGCGTCGAAGATCGGCATCTGGGGCTCCAGCTTCTCCGGTGGACACGTCCTCATGGTCGCGGCGATCGACAAGAGGGTGAAGGCCGTCGTCTCCCAGGTGCCGTTCATCACGGGTCCGCGCACCCTGAGCCGGGCGATCCGGCCGGACTTCATCCCGGTCTTCCGTGCGATCCAGGAGGGCGACCGACTCAACCGGTTCACCGGCGGAGAGCCCGCTATGGTCCCGGTCGTCGCGGCCGACCCTACGGCGCAGGCCGTGATGCCCGCGGCCGACGCCTACGAGTGGTTCAGCAAGACGTCGGCGGACCGGGCGCCCAACTGGAAGAACGAGCTGACGGCTCGAAGCATGGAAATGGTGACCGAGTACGCCCCGGGTACCTTCATCAGCCGCATCGCGCCGACCCCGCTCCTGATGATCGTGGCCGACAACGACAGGGTGGCACCGTTCGAGTTGGCCCTCGACGCGTACGAGGAGGCCCGGGAGCCGAAGCAGATCATCGTCAAGCAGGGCGGCCACTTCGACTTCTACAGCGGCCCCGGCTTCGACGAGCTCTCCGCAGCCGCACGGGACCACTTCGTCAAGCACCTCCGGGGCTGA
- a CDS encoding AraC family transcriptional regulator has protein sequence MLSPANLLTPEELDVRWRLAVRDRLASMDLRLTGPVKRFGSAEELDLGDLLITDWVCPRVEGTRGRNAVRQDDDALLLLAANAGQQIIETSDETVILRPGTLLIMSTRTTGRFVIPDHLAKRTVRVPMSALSPFDAGGGAPGCLLLDTAQNPLANLLHGFLMSMDRHIGRMSAAEVEGARNALLVLIAGMIRASRPHIGDDEFLQLFRRRLEDWIIDHLAGGPIRVADLAAAHSVSPRTVHRAFASTGDTVGAVIRMHRLAAARGDLVNTNLCIAAIAHRWGFCDASHFGREFRREFSLSPGDYREAHGCA, from the coding sequence ATGCTAAGCCCCGCCAACCTGCTGACACCCGAAGAGTTGGACGTCCGCTGGAGGCTCGCCGTCCGCGACCGCCTTGCCTCCATGGACCTGCGGCTCACAGGGCCGGTCAAGCGCTTCGGATCTGCCGAGGAGCTGGACCTCGGAGACCTTCTCATCACCGACTGGGTGTGCCCGCGGGTCGAAGGGACCCGAGGCAGAAACGCAGTGCGTCAGGACGATGACGCCCTGCTGCTTCTCGCCGCCAACGCCGGCCAACAGATCATCGAGACTTCTGACGAGACCGTCATCCTGCGACCAGGAACGCTTCTCATCATGAGCACCCGCACCACCGGGCGGTTCGTCATCCCGGATCACCTGGCCAAACGAACGGTCCGGGTGCCCATGAGCGCCCTGTCCCCGTTCGACGCGGGGGGCGGTGCACCCGGTTGCCTGCTCCTGGACACGGCTCAGAACCCTTTGGCCAACCTCCTCCACGGCTTCCTCATGAGCATGGACCGTCACATCGGGCGGATGTCCGCGGCGGAGGTCGAGGGAGCGCGCAACGCCCTCCTCGTCCTCATCGCCGGCATGATCCGTGCGAGTCGACCCCACATCGGCGACGACGAGTTCCTGCAATTGTTCCGACGGCGGCTGGAAGACTGGATCATCGACCATCTCGCCGGTGGACCGATCAGAGTCGCCGACCTCGCTGCCGCCCACAGCGTTTCTCCGAGGACGGTCCACCGGGCCTTCGCGTCGACCGGGGACACCGTCGGGGCGGTCATCCGCATGCACCGCCTGGCAGCGGCCAGAGGCGACCTGGTGAACACGAACCTCTGCATTGCCGCGATCGCGCACCGGTGGGGCTTCTGCGATGCCAGCCACTTCGGACGGGAGTTCCGTCGAGAGTTCTCGCTGTCGCCCGGCGACTACCGGGAAGCCCACGGATGCGCCTGA